A region from the Neurospora crassa OR74A linkage group V, whole genome shotgun sequence genome encodes:
- a CDS encoding phosphopantothenoylcysteine decarboxylase → MLQAIDNIHDRQFLAAELASSATLAAELAQPEIKNILLAASGSVATIKIPEIVKALARHGDKIRIRIILTHFAKHFLGGQSKEQPVYSSLLDYPHVEAIYDDADEWGPEPWQRGASILHIELRRWADILVVAPLSANTLAKIVNGMSDNLLTSVIRAWDTDSSIDNKKKVIMVAPAMNSAMWRHPITAKQIRVLQEEWGVRDPEPSEGDTAGVAVANGWFQVIMPIAKTLACGDTGGAMASVDTIAEAIESRLGLE, encoded by the exons ATGCTTCAAGCAATTGACAACATTCATGATCGCCAGTTCTTGGCCGCAGAACTCGCTTCATCAGCCACCCTCGCTGCGGAACTTGCGCAACCGGAGATCAAGAACATCCTCCTGGC TGCTTCCGGCTCCGTAGCCACCATCAAGA TCCCTGAAATCGTCAAGGCTTTGGCCAGGCACGGCGACAAGATTCGCATTCGCATTATTCTCACACACTTTGCCAAACACTTTCTCGGCGGCCAAAGTAAAGAACAGCCCGTCTACTCCTCTCTGTTGGACTACCCCCATGTGGAGGCTATTTACGATGATGCCGATGAATGGGGCCCTGAGCCATGGCAGCGTGGAGCGAGTATTCTCCACATTGAGCTACGAAGATGGGCAGATATTCTTGTTGTTGCGC CCCTCAGCGCCAACACGCTTGCCAAAATCGTCAACGGAATGAGCGATAATCTTCTGACGTCCGTGATAAGAGCATGGGATACAGATTCGAGTAtcgacaacaagaagaaggtcaTTATGGTTGCACCGGCAATGAACTCT GCCATGTGGAGGCATCCCATCACCGCGAAGCAGATTCGAGTGCTGCAAGAAGAATGGGGAGTCAGGGATCCTGAGCCAAGTGAGGGCGACACTGCGGGTGTTGCTGTGGCTAACGGTTGGTTCCAGGTTATCATG CCGATTGCAAA GACTCTTGCATGTGGTGATACAGGAG GAGCTATGGCATCCGTCGACACCATCGCAGAAGCCATTGAGAGCCGACTC
- a CDS encoding histone H1-binding protein, whose protein sequence is MSTPTPAASGTATPIVELNAEEAALSLKVSLADLSAHAAAQYAQKNYDEAAELYAQAAEMQAEMNGEMNPDNAEILFLYGRALFKVGQSKSDVLGGRAPEPKPEKKAAKSKKQKKAATEEKEAGSSSLIKDAVEQATKGAQASIAEAAREVAHKDEPNPEKKPLFHFEGDENFDDSDKEEEDDDEDAEEGEEEDEDDDDLAVAFQVLDLARVLFEKKLATLEAEQKTQEEGKGKEKESDEAATTTEASPLIKHIKERLGDLHDLLAEISLENERYPAAITDSRASLKYKQQLYTQDSEIIAEAHFKLSLALEFASVTKSSDDDSAVPSEKASAGGAGVVDQALRDEAAAELEAAIASTKLKLQNKEVELASTHNPEDNDATRRQIADVKEVISDMEQRLVDLRKPPIDINEALGIAAPVSGTKGESSLKVAEEVKEKANDLTGLVKKKRKAESEAAPAEEGAPEAKKVKEE, encoded by the exons ATGTCAACACCCACCCCCGCCGCAAGCGGCACCGCGACCCCGATCGTCGAGCTAAACGCCGAGGAAGCTGCGCTATCCCTCAAGGTCTCCCTCGCCGATCTGTCCGCccacgccgccgcccagTACGCGCAAAAGAACTACGATGAGGCCGCTGAGCTGTACGCACAAGCCGCCGAGATGCAGGCCGAGATGAACGGCGAGATGAACCCCGACAACGCCGagatcctcttcctctacGGCCGCGCCCTGTTCAAGGTCGGCCAGAGCAAGAGCGACGTTCTTGGTGGCCGCGCGCCCGAGCCCAAacccgagaagaaggcggccaagtccaagaagcaaaagaaggcCGCCacagaagagaaagaagcggGTTCATCATCCTTGATCAAGGACGCGGTAGAGCAGGCGACTAAGGGCGCGCAAGCTTCCATCGCCGAGGCGGCCAGGGAGGTTGCCCACAAGGATGAGCCCAATCCGGAGAAGAAGCCCCTCTTCCACTTTGAGGGCGACGAGAACTTTGACGACtcggataaggaggaggaggacgacgacgaagatgccgaggagggcgaggaagaagacgaagacgacgatgatctCGCCGTGGCGTTCCAGGTCCTCGACCTTGCGCGTGTCCTCTTTGAGAAGAAGCTCGCGACACTAGAAGCCGAGCAAAAgacccaagaagaaggcaagggcaaggagaaggaaagcGACGAGGCTGCCACCACTACTGAGGCGTCGCCTCTGATCAAGCACATCAAGGAGCGCTTAGGCGATCTGCATGACCTCTTGGCCGAGATCTCGCTCGAGAACGAGAG ATACCCAGCAGCCATAACCGATTCCCGCGCCTCCCTCAAATACAAACAACAGCTCTACACCCAAGACTCTGAAATCATTGCCGAAGCACACTTCAAGCTCTCCCTCGCTCTCGAATTCGCCTCCGTCACCAAGTCTTCCGACGACGACTCCGCCGTCCCCTCAGAAAAAGCCAGCGCGGGTGGTGCAGGCGTGGTAGACCAAGCCCTCCGCGacgaagccgccgccgagctCGAAGCCGCCATCGCCTCCACCAAGCTCAAGCTGCAGAACAAAGAAGTAGAGCTGGCCAGCACGCACAACCCCGAGGACAACGACGCGACGCGCCGGCAGATTGCCGACGTGAAGGAGGTGATTTCGGATATGGAGCAGAGGCTGGTGGATCTGAGGAAGCCGCCTATTGATATCAATGAGGCGTTGGGAATCGCTGCGCCTGTCTCTGGAACTAAGGGCGAGAGTTCGTTGAAGGTCGctgaggaggtcaaggagaaggcgaaTGACTTGACGGGGTtggtcaagaagaagagaaaggctGAGAGTGAGGCTGCGCCGGCCGAGGAGGGTGCTCcagaggccaagaaggtgaAGGAAGAGTGA
- a CDS encoding heterogeneous nuclear ribonucleoprotein HRP1, giving the protein MAEAENYEDDLFDDLYNDDDAPAASKPAAAPASAPTTAQTSATEQPSQQQQQQQQQQEQQQQAAAVQQSAADNYGGSNDYSQQGYYNGGNGQYGNDEEEDEDEDDIDFNLGSGPSTTVARHEDDNNNQNNNQNNNNNNNNSQSQSQYHAPPPTQAQHKGPNAKEDGKMFIGGLNWETTDQSLRDYFSQFGEVVECTVMRDGATGRSRGFGFLTFKDPKTVNIVMVKEHYLDGKIIDPKRAIPRDEQEKTSKIFVGGVSQETTDHEFREYFAQFGRVVDATLMMDKDTGRPRGFGFVTFESEAGVEACLSANLEIHGKPIEVKKAQPRGNLREEAEEAARRGGGKFGQRRSGQQGGGMDDGSGQGGMNVMGGMGGAGTAGMTPQLMAQYLQRMQQAFQMMQQQMAMNRGMQNPMVQMMQMQQMQQMQQQMMAAQQAHAAAQAGAGQQGSGGRAGSVGAGQGPNAQNPQAMAAAMGMNPAMMQQMMGGAGGPGAGGADGGAGGPKGGFGGFDGQQGFDGQQRGPGGGNRGPRNDPAGGNYGGGMPGAGAGYNMGATSWEGMYDDVPQPMMGGPGFGPGMGGMGMGMGGGMGGGGGGGGRGGFHKGRGHHHGSGGGHQQGGHQGSHSPGGPVDPASAPPPNAPTGPKNAGKPGANYRGGGRGGSRGFHPYARG; this is encoded by the exons ATGGCCGAAGCAGAGAATTACGAGGATGACCTCTTCGACGACCT gtacaacgacgacgacgctcCCGCTGCCTCAAAGCCAGCCGCTGCACCAGCTTCCGCCCCCACTACAGCTCAGACTTCAGCTACTGAGCAGCCttctcaacaacagcagcaacagcagcaacagcaagagcagcagcaacaagcTGCCGCCGTCCAGCAGTCGGCTGCTGACAACTACGGAGGATCCAACGACTACAGTCAGCAAGGCTACTACAATGGAGGCAACGGACAATACGGCaacgatgaggaagaagacgaagacgaagacgataTCGACTTCAATCTCGGAAGCGGCCCGTCCACCACGGTCGCTCGCCATgaggacgacaacaacaaccaaaacaacaaccaaaacaacaacaacaacaacaacaacagccagtCTCAATCGCAATATCATGCTCCCCCACCGACCCAGGCCCAACACAAGGGCCCCAATGCCAAAGAAGATGG GAAGATGTTCATTGGTGGCCTGAACTGGGAGACTACAGACC AATCCCTGAGAGATTACTTCTCGCAGTTCGGCGAGGTTGTAGAATGCACCGTTATGAGAGATGGCGCCACCGGTCGCTCGCGTGGCTTCGGATTTCTTACCTTCAAGGACCCAAAAACAGTGAACATTGTTATGGTCAAGGAACACTACCTTGACGGCAAGATC ATCGACCCGAAGCGCGCCATTCCCCGCGATGAGCAAGAGAAGACTTCCAAGATCTTTGTTGGTGGCGTTTCTCAGGAGACCACGGACCACGAGTTCCGCGAGTACTTTGCCCAATTCGGCCGTGTCGTCGATGCCACCCTCATGATGGATAAGGACACTGGCCGTCCCCGTGGTTTCGGCTTCGTCACCTTTGAGTCCGAAGCTGGCGTCGAGGCGTGTCTCTCTGCCAACCTTGAGATCCATGGTAAGCCTATCGAAGTCAAGAAAGCCCAACCCCGCGGCAACCTGCgcgaggaggctgaggaagCTGCGAgacgcggcggcggcaagttCGGCCAGCGCCGCAGCGGTCAGCAAGGTGGTGGCATGGATGATGGCTCCGGTCAAGGCGGTATGAATGTCATGGGCGGCATGGGCGGCGCCGGCACTGCCGGTATGACCCCCCAACTCATGGCCCAGTATCTCCAGCGGATGCAGCAGGCCTTCCAGATGATGCAGCAACAGATGGCCATGAACAGGGGCATGCAGAACCCCATGGTCCAAATGATGCAGATGCAGCAGATGCAACAAATGCAACAACAGATGATGGCCGCTCAGCAAGCCCATGCCGCGGCTCAGGCGGGTGCAGGACAGCAAGGCAGCGGTGGCCGCGCTGGTAGTGTCGGCGCGGGTCAGGGGCCTAACGCGCAGAACCCCCAGGCGATGGCTGCCGCCATGGGCATGAACCCGGCGATGATGCAGCAAATGATGGGCGGCGCTGGCGGTCCCGGAGCCGGTGGTGCTGATGGAGGTGCCGGTGGTCCTAAGGGGGGATTCGGCGGCTTCGACGGACAGCAGGGTTTCGATGGCCAGCAGCGCGGCCCCGGCGGCGGTAATCGCGGTCCTCGCAACGATCCCGCTGGTGGCAACTACGGCGGTGGAATGCCCGGTGCTGGAGCGGGCTACAACATGGGCGCCACCAGCTGGGAGGGCATGTACGATGACGTCCCCCAACCGATGATGGGCGGTCCCGGTTTCGGTCCTGGCATGGGCGGCATGGGTATGGGTATGGGCGGCGGCAtgggcggtggcggtggtggtggaggacgTGGCGGTTTCCATAAGGGTCGCGGCCATCACCACGGCAGCGGCGGTGGTCATCAGCAGGGCGGCCATCAAGGCTCGCATTCGCCCGGCGGACCGGTCGACCCGGCCAGCGCACCTCCTCCTAACGCCCCTACGGGTCCCAAGAACGCTGGCAAACCTGGTGCAAACTATCGCggtggtggaagaggtggatCCAGGGGCTTCCATCCTTATGCTCGGGGTTAA
- a CDS encoding TBC1 domain family member 22A gives MFSSSSSSGKKASPQQEMVQVDRSDSGSPFWRAPQKDAPLKKTTTRDSGKVVGAAYSHADMLKFDSLNLSNAGSRPRTPPPSSSALGRTTSNSTASPHIKGVTSPPFQNYMNFITSTNEDWAADDADDVYAYEDDGDDDFGLPSLSSMKRRSRRIAAQTEQGTSRGTATNTLTDATGRRYSDSADIAIERPASTYPMPKKTEGKILRPQYRDILRDPANALHLINHPSVPPNASQKEIDAVNSRITRINKFKKILQASTIPLNDLRALAWSGVPEEVRAMTWQLLLSYLPTSSERRVATLERKRKEYLDGVRQAFERAGGAPPPSTGKGGGGNRGLDEAIWHQISIDVPRTNPHIELYGYEATQRSLERILYVWAVRHPASGYVQGINDLVTPFWQVFLGTYITDPDIESGMDPGQLPRAVLDAVEADTFWCLTKLLDGIQDHYIVAQPGIQRQVAALRDLTQRIDAGLAKHLEEENVEFIQFSFRWMNCLLMREISVKNTIRMWDTYMAEEQGFSEFHLYVCAAFLVKWSDKLVKMDFQEIMMFLQSLPTREWTEKDIELLLSEAYIWQSLFKGSSAHLKGQPSSRANSLNFQL, from the exons atgttttcttcttcttcgagctCGGGCAAGAAAGCGTCTCCCCAG CAGGAGATGGTGCAAGTTG ACAGGTCCGA CTCTGGCTCCCCTTTTTGGAGAGCGCCCCAGAAGGATGCCCCGCTAAAGAAGACGACCACTCGCGACTCGGGCAAGGTCGTTGGCGCTGCCTATTCCCATGCCGACATGCTCAAGTTTGATTCATT AAATCTGTCGAACGCCGGATCGCGACCAcgaacccctcctccctcgtcCTCTGCCCTCGGCCGAACCACTTCCAATAGTACAGCCTCGCCCCATATCAAAGGGGTGACATCACCTCCTTTCCAAAACTACATGAATTTCATAACGAGCACCAACGAAGACTGGGCGGCCGACGACGCAGACGATGTATACGCCTACGAAGACGATGGTGACGATGACTTTGGGCTTCCCAGTCTGTCCAGCATGAAGAGGAGGTCGCGTCGGATCGCAGCGCAGACTGAACAAGGAACCAGCCGAGGAACTGCGACAAACACACTCACAGACGCAACCGGACGTCGCTACTCGGACAGCGCCGACATAGCCATCGAGCGACCAGCATCTACCTACCCAATGCCCAAGAAGACCGAAGGCAAGATCCTCCGACCACAGTACAGAGACATACTCCGCGATCCCGCAAACGCCCTACACCTAATCAACCATCCTTCCGTACCACCTAATGCTTCCCAGAAGGAAATCGATGCTGTCAACTCGAGGATAACCAGGATCAACAAATTCAAAAAGATTCTTCAAGCATCAACCATCCCTCTAAACGACCTTCGAGCCCTAGCTTGGTCTGGCGTACCAGAAGAAGTCCGCGCCATGACGTGGCAGCTCCTGCTAAGCTACCTCCCCACCAGCAGTGAAAGGAGGGTGGCCACACTAGAGCGCAAACGAAAAGAATACCTGGACGGCGTACGACAAGCCTTTGAACGAGCAGGTGGCgctccaccaccatccaccgGGAAGGGAGGCGGAGGCAACCGCGGCCTAGACGAAGCCATCTGGCACCAGATCAGCATCGACGTTCCTCGAACGAACCCACACATTGAGCTCTACGGCTACGAAGCAACACAGCGCTCTTTGGAGCGTATCCTCTACGTATGGGCGGTCCGACACCCAGCGAGCGGCTACGTACAGGGCATCAACGATCTGGTGACGCCCTTCTGGCAAGTCTTTCTAGGCACATACATCACAGACCCAGACATAGAGAGCGGCATGGACCCGGGCCAGCTGCCTAGGGCGGTGCTGGACGCCGTCGAGGCCGACACGTTCTGGTGCCTGACGAAGCTGCTGGACGGCATACAGGACCACTACATTGTTGCGCAACCGGGCATTCAGAGGCAGGTAGCGGCGCTGAGGGACCTGACACAGAGGATCGACGCCGGGCTGGCGAAGcacttggaggaggagaacgtCGAGTTTATTCAATTCAGCTTCAGGTGGATGAATTGTCTGTTGATGAGGGAGATTAGTGTCAAGAACACGATCAGGATGTGGGATACTTACATG GCCGAAGAACAAGGCTTCTCAGAATTCCACCTCTACGTCTGCGCTGCCTTCCTCGTCAAATGGTCCGACAAGCTCGTCAAGATGGACTTCCAAGAGATCATGATGTTTCTGCAATCCTTGCCGACGCGCGAGTGGACAGAGAAGGACATTGAGCTCTTGCTCAGCGAGGCCTACATCTGGCAGAGCTTGTTCAAGGGGTCCTCGGCGCATCTGAAAGGACAGCCGAGTAGTAGGGCGAACTCGTTGAACTTTCAGCTTTGA
- the prd-6 gene encoding ATP-dependent helicase NAM7, with protein sequence MANMEVSFTHLGNHLVSDSAAAIKAGGSDELSNIDPDENLLYGVYGGRGPRGNGRRRHDDDDNETEVLDDDDDESLASVPVDGMKSLKLDAPVEEKELPPHACAYCGIHSPSSVVKCLTCNKWFCSAKGSAFSSHIVNHLVRARHKEVQLHPESSLGDTVLECYNCGTKNVFILGFIPAKSDTVVVLLCRQPCGASTSTKDMSWDISRWQPLIEDRAFLNWLVTPPTDAEQLRARHLTPPMIAKLEEMWKEAPNATVADLEKTAGVDDDPHPVLLKYDDPYHYQNIFGPLVKMESDYDKKLKEAQSEDGLQVRWHLGLNSKHVASFILPKIESGDVKLAVGDEMRLKYKGELRPPWEGVGYVIKIPNNQSDEVEVELRKSANDKSVPTECTHNFSADYVWKATSYDRMQLAMKTFAVDEMSVSGYIFHKLLGHEVQVAPTKITMPKKFHVPGLPELNASQIAAIKQVLSNPLSLIQGPPGTGKTVTSATIIYHLAKMSNSQVLVCAPSNVAVDQLCERIHRTGLKVVRLTAKSREDVESSVSFLALHEQVRMNTTNKELDGLVKLKTETGELSSQDEKRFKQLTRQAEREILQNADVVCCTCVGAGDPRLSKMKFRNVLIDESTQSAEPECMIPLVLGCKQVVLVGDHKQLGPVIMNKKAAKAGLNQSLFERLVKLQFTPIRLKVQYRMHPCLSEFPSNMFYEGSLQNGVTAAERLRKDVDFPWPVPETPMMFWSNLGNEEISASGTSYLNRTEAANVEKIVTRFFKAGVKPADIGVITPYEGQRSYIVNTMQNTGTFKKESYREVEVASVDAFQGREKDFIVLSCVRSNENQGIGFLSDPRRLNVALTRAKYGLVIIGNPKVLCKHELWHHLLVHFKDKKCLVEGPLTNLQPSLLQFGRPRQAYRPQRSHTQHVASGPSNGRFAAPLTAGSVRDYETGSMVSYIPDDVSSIHSSALGGAALSSGYPAMFSNFHPEAWAGLPCAGPNGRPGAKGRGRATESIAGESVANSEFTDATSSVIGGKGIGQGGASLGAGLSEAIGSARPTSYSQSDRLKQYVESNGRMGVGNGYRRYDDDEKSVSTAFASQIGTGFD encoded by the coding sequence ATGGCCAACATGGAGGTGTCCTTCACACACCTTGGAAACCACTTGGTTTCCGactctgctgctgccatcAAGGCCGGTGGCTCCGACGAACTGTCCAATATCGATCCCGATGAGAACCTCCTCTACGGTGTCTACGGTGGACGTGGTCCCCGCGGCAATGGTAGACGCCGccacgatgacgacgacaacgagaCCGAGGTccttgatgacgatgatgacgagagTTTGGCCAGCGTTCCAGTCGACGGCATGAAGAGCCTCAAGCTGGATGCCCccgtggaggagaaggaactGCCTCCCCACGCCTGTGCCTACTGTGGCATCCACTCGCCCTCTAGCGTCGTCAAGTGCCTTACCTGTAACAAGTGGTTCTGCAGCGCCAAAGGAAGCGCCTTCTCGTCCCATATCGTCAACCACCTTGTTCGCGCCCGTCACAAGGAAGTTCAACTTCACCCCGAGTCCTCCCTCGGCGATACCGTCCTCGAATGTTACAACTGCGGCACCAAGAATGTCTTCATCCTCGGTTTCATCCCTGCCAAGTCAGACACGGTTGTGGTCCTCCTCTGCCGCCAGCCGTGTGGTGCTAGTACGTCGACCAAGGATATGAGCTGGGATATATCCAGGTGGCAACCCTTGATCGAAGACAGGGCTTTCCTCAACTGGCTCGTCACCCCTCCCACGGATGCTGAGCAGCTTCGTGCTCGCCATCTCACGCCGCCCATGATTGCCAAGCTCGAGGAAATGTGGAAGGAGGCACCGAACGCGACTGTTGCCGACCTCGAAAAGACTGCCGGAGTCGATGATGATCCTCACCCGGTCTTGCTCAAGTACGACGACCCTTATCATTATCAGAACATCTTCGGCCCTCTCGTCAAGATGGAATCCGACTACGACAAAAAGCTGAAGGAGGCCCAGTCTGAGGATGGCCTTCAAGTCCGCTGGCATCTGGGTCTCAATAGTAAACACGTCGCCAGCTTCATCCTTCCCAAGATCGAGTCCGGTGACGTTAAGCTGGCCGTTGGCGATGAGATGCGTCTCAAGTACAAGGGAGAGCTGCGCCCGCCTTGGGAGGGTGTTGGATATGTTATCAAGATTCCCAACAACCAGTCCGACGAGGTTGAGGTGGAACTTCGCAAGTCAGCCAATGACAAGTCTGTCCCCACGGAATGCACACACAATTTCTCGGCCGACTATGTGTGGAAAGCGACTTCCTATGACCGCATGCAGCTGGCCATGAAGACCTTTGCCGTCGACGAGATGAGTGTTTCTGGTTACATCTTCCACAAGCTGCTGGGACACGAAGTCCAGGTTGCCCCGACAAAGATTACGATGCCCAAGAAGTTCCACGTTCCCGGTCTCCCTGAGCTCAATGCCAGCCAAATTGCCGCCATCAAGCAGGTCTTGTCCAACCCTCTGAGCCTTATCCAGGGTCCTCCGGGAACTGGCAAGACCGTCACTTCGGCCACCATCATCTACCATCTTGCCAAGATGAGCAACAGCCAAGTTCTTGTTTGCGCCCCATCCAACGTTGCTGTGGACCAGCTCTGTGAGAGGATCCACAGAACCGGCCTGAAGGTCGTTCGCTTGACCGCCAAGTCCCGTGAGGATGTCGAGTCCTCCGTCAGTTTCCTGGCTCTCCACGAGCAAGTTCGCATGAATACTACCAACAAGGAACTTGATGGTCTCGTCAAGCTCAAGACCGAGACCGGCGAGCTGTCTTCTCAGGATGAAAAGAGGTTCAAGCAGCTGACGCGCCAGGCCGAGCGTGAGATCCTGCAAAACGCTGATGTAGTGTGCTGCACCTGTGTTGGTGCCGGAGATCCGCGACTTTCCAAGATGAAGTTCCGCAATGTGCTCATCGACGAGTCTACACAGTCTGCCGAACCCGAGTGCATGATTCCACTGGTCCTTGGATGTAAGCAGGTTGTCCTGGTTGGTGACCACAAGCAGCTTGGCCCTGTCATTATGAACAAGAAGGCCGCCAAGGCTGGCCTTAACCAGTCGCTCTTCGAGAGGTTGGTCAAGCTTCAGTTTACCCCCATTCGCTTGAAGGTCCAGTATCGTATGCATCCTTGCCTCTCTGAGTTCCCCTCCAATATGTTTTACGAAGGATCGTTGCAAAACGGCGTCACTGCCGCCGAGAGACTTCGCAAGGATGTTGATTTTCCCTGGCCGGTCCCTGAGACTCCCATGATGTTCTGGTCCAACTTGGGCAACGAGGAAATATCGGCCTCGGGCACATCGTACCTCAACCGGACTGAGGCTGCCAATGTCGAGAAGATTGTCACACGCTTCTTCAAGGCTGGTGTCAAGCCTGCTGACATCGGTGTCATTACGCCGTACGAGGGTCAGCGCAGCTACATTGTCAATACCATGCAGAACACTGGCACGTTCAAGAAGGAATCCTACAGGGAAGTTGAAGTCGCTTCCGTTGATGCCTTCCAGGGTCGAGAGAAGGATTTCATTGTGCTGTCCTGCGTTCGCTCCAACGAGAACCAAGGCATCGGTTTCCTTTCGGATCCCCGTCGTCTCAATGTCGCCCTCACCCGTGCCAAGTACGGTCTGGTGATTATTGGTAACCCCAAGGTTCTCTGCAAGCATGAGCTCTGGCACCACCTTCTCGTCCACTTCAAAGACAAGAAGTGTCTCGTCGAAGGTCCCCTCACAAACCTCCAGCCTTCCCTCTTGCAGTTTGGCAGACCTCGCCAGGCCTACCGGCCGCAACGCAGCCACACTCAACATGTTGCCAGCGGTCCCTCTAATGGCCGGTTCGCTGCTCCCTTGACTGCCGGCTCCGTCAGGGATTATGAGACTGGTTCTATGGTCTCGTACATCCCGGATGATGTCTCCTCCATCCACAGCTCCGCCCTGGGAGGTGCTGCTTTGAGCTCTGGTTACCCTGCCATGTTCTCGAACTTCCACCCTGAGGCGTGGGCTGGTTTGCCGTGTGCTGGTCCCAACGGACGCCCAGGCGCCAAGGGCCGTGGTCGTGCGACAGAGAGCATCGCAGGCGAGAGCGTCGCCAACAGCGAGTTCACTGATGCCACTTCCAGTGTCATCGGCGGCAAGGGTATCGGACAGGGCGGCGCGAGTCTCGGTGCTGGCCTTAGCGAGGCCATCGGATCAGCCCGCCCTACTTCTTACAGCCAGAGCGATCGCCTTAAGCAGTATGTCGAAAGCAATGGTCGTATGGGAGTCGGCAACGGATACCGCCGttacgatgacgacgagaagAGCGTCAGCACTGCTTTTGCCAGTCAGATCGGGACAGGTTTCGATTGA
- a CDS encoding U3 small nucleolar ribonucleoprotein IMP4 yields the protein MIRKQARQRRDYLYRRALLLKEAEVAEKRAKLRSALASGKPLDPEIAKDKELRKDFDYDVSRDVNGDAIDIDDEYSELSGVIDPRILVTTSRDPSSRLGQFSKEIRLLLPTSVRLNRGNLVLEDLVGAAKAQNLTDVVLLHEHRGVPTAMTISHFPHGPTLMVSLHNVVLRADIPKSIKGTVSESYPRLIFEGFSTKLGERVVKILKHLFPPREPTQKPNVGNRVITFVNNDDTIEVRHHVYVRTSYDSVELSEVGPRFTMKPFKITMGTLDNKDADTEWHLSQYTRTSRKKNYF from the exons ATGATT AGAAAGCAAGCTCGCCAAAGGCGGGACTACCTTTACCGAAGAGCCCTCCTGctcaaggaggccgaggttGCAGAGAAGCGCGCCAAGCTGAGGTCTGCCCTGGCCTCGGGCAAGCCACTCGACCCCGAGATTGCGAAGGACAAGGAATTGCGAAAGGACTTCGACTACGATGTTTCGAGGGATGTGAACGGAGACGCCATCGATATCGACGACGAATACTCGGAGTTGTCGGGTGTCATTGACCCCAGAATCTTGGTTACGACAAGTCGCGATCCCTCCAGCAGACTCGGCCAGTTCAGCAAGGAAATCCGTCTCCTACTACCCACCAGTGTTCGGCTGAACCGTGGTAACCTCGTTTTGGAAGACCTTGTTGGCGCCGCCAAGGCGCAAAACTTGACGGATGTTGTTTTGCTACACGAGCACCGTGGTGTCCCTACCGCCATGACCATTTCCCATTTC CCCCATGGCCCGACGCTCATGGTCTCCCTCCACAACGTCGTTCTCCGCGCCGATATTCCCAAGTCGATAAAGGGCACAGTCAGCGAAAGCTACCCCAGGCTAATTTTCGAGGGCTTCAGCACCAAACTCGGTGAGCGAGTGGTCAAGATCCTCAAGCACCTCTTCCCTCCCCGCGAGCCGACACAGAAACCCAACGTCGGCAACAGAGTCATAACATTTGTCAACAACGACGATACGATTGAGGTCAGGCACCACGTCTATGTCCGCACCTCGTACGACTCGGTCGAGCTCAGTGAGGTTGGACCCCGGTTTACGATGAAGCCCTTCAAGATCACCATGGGCACCCTCGACAACAAGGATGCGGATACCGAATGGCACCTCAGCCAGTACACCAGGACCAGCAGGAAAAAGAACTACTTTTAA